One part of the Thermodesulfovibrio sp. 3462-1 genome encodes these proteins:
- the purB gene encoding adenylosuccinate lyase, with product MIQRYTRQQMGEIWSPENKFRKWLEVEIAVCEAWAELGKIPKDALKEIKEKADFDLKRIDEIEATVKHDVIAFLTAVAEKVGPVSRYIHMGLTSSDVVDTALALQMRQAAELIMNDLEKIKELFREKAFQYKDTICMGRSHGVHAEPTSFGLRFALWYEEAKRNIDRLVSAIDRISVGKISGAVGTFSNIPPQIEEIALRKLGLKPEPVATQVVQRDRHAEFLSVLALIAAMIEKVAVEIRHLQRTEVLEAEEPFTAGQKGSSAMPHKRNPVGCENLSGLARLVRSNAFASFENIALWHDRDISHSSVERVIIPDNCILVDYMLNRLYEIIKDLRVYPERMLKNIELSFGLYNSQRVLLALIEKGLTREEAYRIVQSNAMQSWKDSKPFMDLLLNDSEVRKYLTEGEIKSIFELNYYTRNIEFIYKRVFGDED from the coding sequence ATGATACAAAGATACACAAGACAACAAATGGGTGAAATCTGGAGTCCTGAAAACAAATTCAGAAAATGGCTTGAAGTTGAGATTGCTGTTTGCGAGGCATGGGCAGAGCTTGGAAAAATTCCCAAAGATGCTTTAAAGGAAATAAAAGAGAAAGCTGACTTTGACCTCAAAAGAATTGATGAAATTGAAGCAACTGTCAAACACGATGTAATAGCTTTTTTAACTGCTGTAGCTGAAAAGGTTGGACCAGTATCACGTTACATTCACATGGGGCTTACATCATCTGATGTTGTTGATACTGCACTGGCTTTGCAGATGAGGCAGGCAGCAGAACTAATAATGAACGATCTGGAGAAAATCAAAGAGCTTTTCCGTGAAAAAGCATTTCAATACAAAGACACAATATGCATGGGGCGCAGTCATGGAGTTCATGCTGAGCCAACTTCTTTTGGATTGAGATTTGCTCTGTGGTATGAAGAGGCAAAAAGAAACATTGACAGGCTTGTCTCAGCAATTGATAGAATCTCTGTGGGTAAAATCTCAGGTGCTGTTGGAACATTTTCAAATATTCCACCACAAATTGAAGAAATTGCGCTAAGAAAACTTGGGCTTAAACCAGAGCCTGTGGCAACTCAGGTAGTCCAGAGGGACAGACATGCTGAATTTTTAAGTGTTCTTGCATTGATTGCTGCAATGATTGAAAAGGTTGCTGTTGAGATAAGACACCTTCAGAGAACAGAGGTGCTGGAGGCAGAAGAACCCTTTACTGCTGGACAGAAAGGCTCATCAGCAATGCCACATAAAAGAAATCCAGTGGGTTGTGAAAATCTTAGCGGGCTTGCAAGGCTGGTTCGTTCAAATGCCTTCGCAAGCTTTGAAAATATTGCTTTATGGCATGACAGAGATATATCTCATTCTTCAGTGGAAAGAGTTATAATCCCTGACAACTGCATTTTGGTTGATTATATGCTAAACAGACTTTATGAAATAATTAAAGATTTGCGAGTTTATCCTGAAAGAATGCTTAAAAATATTGAACTAAGTTTTGGACTTTATAATTCTCAGCGTGTTCTTCTTGCATTGATTGAAAAAGGACTTACAAGGGAGGAAGCATACAGAATTGTTCAATCAAATGCCATGCAGAGCTGGAAAGACAGCAAGCCTTTCATGGATCTTTTGCTTAATGATAGTGAGGTGAGAAAATATCTCACTGAAGGTGAAATAAAGAGCATTTTTGAGCTAAACTATTACACAAGAAATATAGAATTTATTTACAAAAGAGTTTTTGGAGATGAAGATTAA
- a CDS encoding folylpolyglutamate synthase/dihydrofolate synthase family protein gives MTETKKYKELINELYRKRTNGIKFGLERVFSVLEKLGNPHQSFKSIHIAGTNGKGSVSKIIYTLLRTHGLNTGLFTSPHLTRFTERIIVNDREISEDEVVRLIEKIKPFAEELTFFEYVTIMAFLYFKEKNIEYAVLETGMGGRLDATNVVTPVISVITSIGLDHQDFLGADISSIAREKAGIIKKGVPVVTSKQNPYAEQEIYKKASELGCSVFTYGKEFSAELKSIDLDGISFVFQASGFKIQPLALFLPLTGHHQLENASVGLKAFMSVYPQWNENFIKEGLKNVRLQGRLEVVSKQPLIIFDIAHNPPAAEALVKSLKALTDERPVIVFGMMRDKDVSGFIDCFKTYAHKIIFTVPHYERAITYEELNQNCTSMIDFFVPNPTEAFKKGLSICKNNHKFLLCTGSTYLIGELKEYLGEKTLHRRLGELT, from the coding sequence ATGACAGAGACAAAGAAATATAAAGAATTGATAAACGAACTTTATAGAAAAAGAACAAATGGCATAAAGTTTGGTCTTGAAAGAGTCTTCTCAGTGTTGGAAAAGCTTGGCAATCCCCATCAAAGTTTTAAATCAATTCATATTGCAGGTACAAATGGAAAAGGCTCTGTTTCTAAAATAATTTACACTCTTTTAAGGACGCACGGATTAAATACAGGACTTTTCACTTCTCCGCATCTTACAAGATTTACAGAGAGAATAATTGTTAATGATAGAGAAATTTCTGAAGATGAAGTTGTAAGATTAATTGAAAAAATTAAACCTTTTGCAGAGGAGCTTACTTTTTTTGAATATGTTACTATAATGGCTTTTCTTTACTTTAAAGAAAAAAACATTGAATACGCAGTCCTTGAGACAGGTATGGGAGGAAGGCTTGATGCTACAAATGTGGTAACACCTGTTATTTCTGTAATTACCAGTATTGGACTTGATCATCAGGATTTTCTCGGAGCTGATATAAGCTCTATTGCAAGAGAAAAGGCAGGGATTATAAAAAAAGGAGTTCCTGTTGTTACATCAAAGCAAAATCCTTATGCAGAACAAGAGATTTATAAAAAAGCCAGTGAACTCGGCTGTTCAGTCTTTACATATGGGAAAGAGTTTTCAGCTGAGCTTAAATCAATTGATTTAGATGGAATTAGCTTTGTTTTTCAGGCTTCAGGCTTCAAGATTCAGCCTTTAGCCTTATTTTTACCTCTTACAGGACATCATCAACTTGAAAATGCCTCTGTAGGATTAAAAGCTTTTATGAGCGTATATCCTCAATGGAATGAAAATTTTATTAAAGAAGGACTTAAAAATGTCAGATTACAGGGAAGACTTGAAGTTGTATCAAAGCAACCTCTTATAATCTTTGACATAGCCCATAATCCACCTGCTGCGGAGGCTTTAGTAAAATCACTAAAAGCTCTTACAGATGAAAGACCTGTGATAGTTTTTGGGATGATGCGAGATAAAGATGTATCAGGATTTATTGATTGTTTTAAAACTTATGCTCATAAAATAATCTTTACAGTGCCTCACTATGAAAGAGCTATCACATATGAAGAATTAAATCAAAATTGTACTTCAATGATTGATTTCTTTGTGCCTAACCCGACAGAAGCTTTTAAAAAGGGGCTTTCCATATGTAAAAATAACCATAAGTTCCTTCTTTGCACAGGCTCAACTTATTTAATAGGTGAACTGAAAGAGTATCTTGGTGAGAAAACATTGCATAGAAGACTTGGAGAGCTTACATGA
- the truB gene encoding tRNA pseudouridine(55) synthase TruB, translating to MNAVVVLNKSKGFTSQDAVTKVKKILKAKKAGHAGALDPMATGVLLVCLNEATKIAPLLMELEKEYIFKARFGISTDTHDAEGKVIKEVDNFELNRTELEKIIRKYKGEIMQTPPMYSAVKVEGQPLHKLARKGIEIERKPKKVFIHSFNIEEFALPFVTFRVVCSKGTYVRALCHDIGEQLGMGAHIVELERTRVGQFKIENSTDIDGLKALYEKGLDSSVSSILNIDRALYFIPSVTVDDRLVKRFINGNSIKILSGIVPAGWVKVKDKTGKILGIGFGNGVIIKPERIIWEEDL from the coding sequence ATGAACGCAGTGGTAGTTCTTAATAAATCAAAGGGATTTACAAGTCAGGATGCTGTTACAAAAGTAAAAAAGATTTTAAAAGCTAAAAAAGCAGGACATGCTGGTGCACTTGATCCAATGGCAACGGGAGTTTTGCTTGTATGTCTTAATGAGGCAACTAAAATAGCGCCGCTTCTTATGGAACTTGAAAAGGAATATATTTTTAAAGCAAGATTCGGGATTTCAACGGATACTCATGATGCTGAAGGAAAAGTTATAAAAGAGGTTGATAATTTTGAACTTAATAGAACAGAATTAGAAAAAATAATTCGAAAATACAAAGGTGAAATAATGCAGACTCCGCCAATGTATTCAGCAGTTAAAGTGGAAGGACAGCCTCTTCATAAACTTGCAAGGAAAGGAATTGAGATAGAAAGAAAACCAAAAAAGGTTTTCATCCACTCATTTAATATTGAAGAATTTGCTCTTCCATTTGTCACATTCAGGGTGGTATGCAGCAAAGGCACATATGTCAGGGCTCTGTGTCATGACATCGGTGAACAACTGGGAATGGGTGCTCACATAGTAGAACTTGAGAGAACAAGGGTGGGACAGTTTAAGATTGAAAATTCAACTGATATTGATGGATTGAAAGCCCTATATGAAAAAGGGTTAGATAGTTCAGTTTCATCCATATTAAATATTGACAGGGCTTTATATTTTATCCCATCTGTGACAGTAGATGATAGGCTGGTTAAAAGATTTATTAATGGCAACTCTATAAAAATTCTCTCAGGCATTGTTCCTGCAGGATGGGTAAAGGTTAAGGATAAAACAGGGAAAATACTTGGAATAGGCTTTGGTAATGGCGTAATCATAAAACCAGAAAGAATTATATGGGAGGAGGATTTATGA
- the lptD gene encoding LPS assembly protein LptD, whose translation MKYNTGRFKSWLIMSLLIALTIFLNVSALFAMEIISDTLERFEKDKKIIAIGDVYMSDGTFDLKAQKVIYYENTADIEAYGDLYYDDDEITTWAEEGKFNRDKKTGFLKNALLHIKKQDMWIKAKEIERLSEIKYKAKKATFSTCEPEPDSAQPWCFTGEFVDLIVDDSLTSKITTFKVKDVPILFTPVFWGPGGKTKKSGFLPLKFGNSNTRGFRFSPAYYLVIDSNKDATFYIDYFSKIGVGKAIEYRYLDFDTKGMWYAYQIKDRKLNKDYIELRGIHLQRFKNFDLLVDLNYVNKNDFYREYGDVRSASNTFLFKEYGKDLSARYDRFLQSSVELSVPGVQSRFYLLGQGWKDLKEGNTSPPVKTELGYVVYPYRLGQFNVNFNTNVAEFYKEDGLKGQRFEIAPQISHTMGDAIKLTQTLGLNEIFYNLEKTSPYENTSHREMIQYNAKVFMKIYKTQQSFTHLIEPFVEGIFIGVNGKPPILKSSEIIDDTALLRAGVYNKLNLKSFNAEARITQVYDFRAKNEWDKLYPVLLEGRISFWKISLGFDTYQNISKKRIERFNSDISFSPDETTSLSLSERYTRNEALSPAYLWSPTLRDQYNVQEKEGKIKTYAMTVVKKLSEKWSFTANVNYDAKGAGLRDSSLNIRYAESCWAANISITRRPVEIQGRKTSEFSFLIIFELKGIGPIRIYERSGSS comes from the coding sequence ATGAAATATAACACAGGCAGATTCAAAAGCTGGTTAATAATGAGTTTATTGATCGCTTTAACCATTTTTTTAAATGTTTCTGCTTTATTCGCTATGGAGATAATCTCTGACACACTGGAACGATTTGAAAAAGACAAAAAAATCATTGCAATCGGCGATGTTTATATGAGTGATGGAACTTTTGATCTTAAAGCTCAGAAAGTAATTTATTATGAAAACACTGCTGATATAGAAGCCTATGGAGACCTTTATTATGATGACGATGAAATTACTACCTGGGCAGAGGAAGGAAAATTTAACAGAGACAAAAAAACAGGTTTTTTAAAAAATGCCCTTCTTCACATAAAAAAACAGGATATGTGGATAAAAGCTAAAGAAATTGAAAGATTAAGTGAAATAAAATATAAGGCTAAAAAAGCCACATTCTCCACATGTGAACCAGAGCCAGACAGTGCTCAACCATGGTGTTTTACAGGAGAGTTTGTTGACCTTATAGTTGATGATTCATTAACATCAAAAATCACAACTTTTAAAGTAAAAGATGTGCCCATTCTTTTTACTCCAGTGTTTTGGGGACCAGGAGGAAAAACTAAAAAGTCAGGTTTTTTACCATTAAAATTCGGAAACTCAAATACTCGTGGATTTCGTTTCAGTCCTGCTTATTATCTTGTAATTGACAGCAATAAAGATGCAACATTTTATATTGACTATTTTTCAAAAATCGGGGTTGGCAAGGCAATTGAATACAGATACCTTGACTTTGACACAAAAGGAATGTGGTATGCCTATCAGATTAAAGATAGAAAACTTAACAAAGATTATATTGAATTAAGAGGAATTCATCTTCAAAGATTTAAAAACTTTGACTTGCTTGTAGATTTAAACTATGTTAATAAAAATGACTTTTACAGGGAATACGGGGATGTTCGTTCAGCTTCCAATACATTTCTTTTTAAAGAATACGGCAAAGACCTTTCAGCAAGATATGATAGATTTTTACAGTCCTCTGTAGAGCTTTCTGTTCCTGGAGTTCAATCAAGATTTTATTTACTTGGACAGGGATGGAAGGATCTAAAAGAGGGAAACACAAGTCCTCCAGTAAAAACAGAGCTTGGATATGTGGTCTATCCATACAGGCTTGGACAATTTAATGTAAATTTTAACACCAATGTGGCTGAGTTTTATAAAGAAGATGGACTTAAAGGACAGAGATTTGAGATAGCTCCTCAAATAAGTCATACAATGGGAGATGCTATTAAATTAACGCAAACGCTCGGATTAAATGAAATCTTTTACAATCTTGAAAAAACCTCTCCCTATGAGAATACTTCTCACAGGGAAATGATTCAGTATAATGCAAAAGTCTTTATGAAAATTTACAAAACACAGCAAAGTTTTACTCATCTCATTGAACCTTTTGTAGAAGGAATTTTTATTGGAGTCAATGGTAAGCCGCCAATTTTAAAGAGTTCTGAGATAATTGATGATACAGCACTTTTAAGGGCTGGAGTTTATAATAAATTAAACCTGAAAAGCTTTAATGCTGAGGCAAGAATTACGCAGGTATATGACTTTAGGGCAAAAAATGAATGGGATAAACTTTATCCTGTTCTTCTGGAAGGAAGAATCTCATTTTGGAAAATAAGTCTTGGATTTGATACATATCAGAATATATCGAAAAAAAGAATTGAAAGATTTAACAGTGATATAAGCTTTTCTCCGGATGAAACAACATCTCTATCATTAAGTGAGCGATATACAAGAAATGAAGCACTTTCTCCTGCCTATTTGTGGTCTCCTACATTAAGGGATCAGTACAATGTTCAGGAAAAAGAGGGAAAAATAAAAACCTATGCAATGACAGTAGTGAAAAAACTGTCAGAAAAATGGTCATTTACAGCAAATGTAAACTATGATGCTAAAGGAGCTGGATTAAGAGATAGTTCATTAAATATAAGATATGCTGAGTCTTGCTGGGCAGCGAATATTTCAATAACAAGAAGACCTGTGGAAATACAGGGAAGAAAAACCTCTGAATTCAGCTTCCTTATAATTTTTGAATTAAAGGGAATAGGTCCAATAAGGATTTATGAACGCAGTGGTAGTTCTTAA